A region of the Serinicoccus profundi genome:
CGTCTCGTAGATCACCGTCTCGTGCTGGCGCGGAGGGGTGAAGTCGTCGCCCTCCCAGTCGAAGGCGGAGTGGTCGTAGAGCAGGCCGTTGCCGACCGAGTTGGTGACCGCCAGGGCCCGCGGGTCGATCCGGTGGAAGGACTGGTCCCCGTTGCTCACGAGGAGCTGGTACTCCTGCCACGTCTGCGCGCCGGGCACCTCGGCATACCAGTGGCCGTTGCCCTCGGACTCCATGCCGTGAGCCGAGGGGTCCCACTCGTTGAAGTCTCCGATGACGCTCACCGAGGACGCGTTCGGCGCCCACACGCGGAAGGCGTACCCGCCCTCGATCGGGATGGCTCCCATGCCGGCGACGCTCAACGAAATCTCCTTGCTGCTCACGGACACGACGAGAGGCGCCTGCCGTGTGGCTGCGCCCCCGACCGTCGATGGTAGCCCGCCGATCCGCTAATTGCCTGGCGCGGCGGCCGGGCGTGACCGAGGATCGGGGTATGCCCCTCCGCGTCGCGACCGTGCCCGTGCCAGATGACCCGGCTCGCCCGCACCCGTGGTTGGCGGCCACGGTCGAGGTCGAGCGGGCCCACCACGAGCAGCTCGTCGGTCACGACGACCTCGTCGACCCGGTGGAGTCGATCGCTACGTCCTACACCTGGCAGGACACCAGTCGGCGGGTGCGTCTCGTGGCGCTCGCGGGCGGCTCCGATCGGGGCGCAGCCGACCCGGACGGTGAGGTCGTCGGTGCGGCACACGTGTGGATGCCGTTGCGGGACAACCGGACCCTCGGCTACTTCTTCCCCAACCACCTGCCCGGCCAGGACGAGTCGGCGGTCTACGACGCGCTCTGGCAGGAGGCTGCGCGGGTCTTCGACGAGCACGAGCGGCGGGTGATCCACTGCTGGGCGACGCATCCGCCCCAGGGTGCGGGCGCCCGACGGCTCGCAGCGCGCAGCGGCGCCGGGGCGGTCGAGGAGGACGAGCGCGCCCGGTGGCTCGCCCACGCGGGCTTCGTCCTGGAGCAGGTCGAGCGCTACAGCGTCCTGTCACTCGATGCCGCCGCCCTCGCCGCCGCTCGGCTGATCGCCGACGAGGGCCCCGGCGCCTCCAACCCCTCTGCGGAGGCCGGTCCGAGCGCGAGCCCGCGCCACCGCCTGCGCAGCTGGATCGGCGTCACGCCACTCGACCTGCGCGAGGGGATGGCGGCTCTGCGCTCCCGGATGAGCGTGGACGCGCCCGGCGCGGACCTGGACTACGAGGAGGAGGCCTGGGACGTCGACCAGATCGTCCGGCGCGACGAGCGGATGGACGCCGCCGGCCGTGACGTGGTGACGACGGTCGCGCTGCACGAGGGCCGACCCGTCGCCTACACCGAGATCTCGGTGCCGCGGGGGCGCCCGGTCGCCGGCTTCCAGGACGACACCCTCGTGCACGGCGACCACCGCGGGCACCGGCTCGGAGCACGGGTCAAGGCCGCCAACCTCCTCGCCCTGCATGCGCACCAGCCCGCCACCCAGCGCCTGCACACGTGGAACGCGGAGGAGAACACCCACATGCTCGCCATCAATGCCGAGCTCGGCTTCCGCACCGCCGGGGTCCAGGGCGGCTGGCAGCTGCGCCGCTGAGCCCTCGCCTCAGCCCTGCGACGCGGGCTCCAGCAGGAGGAAGGTGCCTCCCTGAGGGTCGGCGACCGTCGCGATCCGGCCCACACCGGCCATGTCGTCCGGCCCGTGGACCACCTGGCCACCGAGGTCGGTGACCCGGCCCAGCATCGCCTCGAG
Encoded here:
- a CDS encoding GNAT family N-acetyltransferase — encoded protein: MPLRVATVPVPDDPARPHPWLAATVEVERAHHEQLVGHDDLVDPVESIATSYTWQDTSRRVRLVALAGGSDRGAADPDGEVVGAAHVWMPLRDNRTLGYFFPNHLPGQDESAVYDALWQEAARVFDEHERRVIHCWATHPPQGAGARRLAARSGAGAVEEDERARWLAHAGFVLEQVERYSVLSLDAAALAAARLIADEGPGASNPSAEAGPSASPRHRLRSWIGVTPLDLREGMAALRSRMSVDAPGADLDYEEEAWDVDQIVRRDERMDAAGRDVVTTVALHEGRPVAYTEISVPRGRPVAGFQDDTLVHGDHRGHRLGARVKAANLLALHAHQPATQRLHTWNAEENTHMLAINAELGFRTAGVQGGWQLRR